One stretch of Methyloversatilis sp. RAC08 DNA includes these proteins:
- a CDS encoding MOSC domain-containing protein — protein MNTLETLKSTFAQPGCVTWIGVRPARLKPLQPVESVQAIEALGLEGDHYASPGGKRQVTLIQAEHLQTVAGLLGADTISPDQVRRNIVVSGINLLALKGRRFQLGEALLEYTGTCDPCSRMESNLGRGGYNAMRGHGGITARVLRSGRVGLGDAVLAGDD, from the coding sequence ATGAATACCCTGGAAACATTGAAATCCACCTTCGCCCAGCCGGGCTGCGTGACCTGGATCGGGGTGCGGCCGGCGCGCCTGAAGCCGCTGCAGCCGGTCGAATCGGTACAGGCCATAGAAGCGCTCGGGCTGGAAGGCGACCACTACGCCAGCCCGGGCGGCAAGCGCCAGGTCACGCTGATACAGGCCGAGCACCTGCAGACGGTAGCCGGCCTGCTCGGCGCGGACACGATCAGCCCTGATCAAGTGCGGCGCAACATCGTGGTCAGCGGCATCAATCTTCTGGCACTCAAGGGCCGACGTTTCCAGTTGGGCGAAGCGCTGCTGGAATACACCGGCACCTGCGACCCCTGCTCGCGCATGGAAAGCAATCTGGGCCGTGGCGGCTACAACGCGATGCGCGGGCATGGCGGCATCACCGCACGGGTGCTGCGCAGCGGTCGCGTCGGCCTGGGTGACGCCGTACTTGCCGGCGACGATTGA
- a CDS encoding response regulator transcription factor, giving the protein MNEHVLLVEDDNAIAGTLRLHLEGAGYRLHRESDGLQAIAAIDRRRWDLVLLDLMLPGADGWDVCRHLKARHADIPVIMLSARSAEAHRVLGLELGADDYLAKPFSMLELVARIRALLRRVEQLRSAPSVSVDLRFGSFRLDTQRRELARDDVPIPLTLREFDLLHFLARHPGQAFSRGSLLQRVWGPGFDGYEHTVNSHINRLRNKIEDDPRNPQRIVTVWGVGYRFEDTVP; this is encoded by the coding sequence ATGAACGAGCATGTTTTGCTTGTCGAGGACGACAATGCCATCGCGGGTACCCTGCGTCTCCATCTGGAAGGCGCAGGGTACCGCCTGCACCGCGAATCGGACGGCCTGCAGGCCATCGCCGCCATCGATCGCCGTCGCTGGGATCTCGTGCTGCTCGACCTGATGTTGCCGGGTGCGGATGGCTGGGATGTCTGTCGCCACCTCAAGGCACGGCATGCCGATATTCCGGTCATCATGCTGAGCGCCCGTTCGGCGGAGGCTCACCGCGTGCTCGGACTCGAACTCGGTGCCGACGACTACCTCGCCAAACCGTTCTCCATGCTCGAACTGGTGGCGCGCATTCGCGCACTGCTGCGCCGCGTCGAGCAGCTACGCAGCGCACCGTCGGTCTCCGTTGACCTGCGCTTCGGATCGTTTCGACTCGACACGCAGCGACGCGAACTGGCGCGCGATGACGTGCCGATCCCGCTCACCCTGCGCGAATTCGATCTGCTGCACTTTCTGGCACGGCATCCCGGACAGGCTTTCAGTCGCGGCAGTCTGTTGCAGCGCGTCTGGGGACCCGGCTTCGATGGTTATGAACACACGGTCAATTCGCACATCAACCGCTTGCGCAACAAGATCGAGGACGACCCGAGAAATCCGCAGCGCATCGTGACGGTCTGGGGCGTGGGCTATCGATTCGAGGACACCGTGCCGTGA
- a CDS encoding redoxin domain-containing protein yields the protein MLFSSRTSRLLMSAAVALLPAAALAAPKVGEPAPAFTGVDAHGKTVTLSGLAGKTVVLEWMNDGCPYVVKWYKSGEMQKLQRDVTTKGAVWLTVASSAPGEQGHVDGETALRQTADRNASPTHFVLDPKGVIGRAYGAQVTPHMYVIAPDGKLAYMGGIDSIASTDPADIPKAEPLARLAINQVLDGKPVTKPVTRAYGCSVKYAN from the coding sequence ATGCTCTTCAGTTCCCGAACGTCCCGCCTGCTGATGTCGGCGGCGGTTGCACTGCTGCCGGCGGCTGCGCTCGCTGCGCCAAAGGTCGGCGAACCTGCGCCTGCCTTTACGGGTGTGGATGCCCACGGCAAGACCGTCACGCTGTCCGGACTCGCCGGCAAGACGGTGGTGCTGGAATGGATGAACGACGGCTGCCCGTACGTCGTCAAGTGGTACAAGAGCGGCGAAATGCAGAAGCTGCAGCGCGACGTGACCACGAAGGGCGCCGTATGGCTTACCGTGGCCAGCTCGGCGCCAGGCGAGCAGGGCCATGTCGACGGCGAAACGGCGCTCAGGCAGACGGCGGACAGAAATGCGTCACCGACCCATTTCGTGCTCGACCCCAAGGGCGTCATCGGTCGCGCCTACGGTGCGCAGGTCACGCCGCACATGTATGTGATCGCGCCGGATGGCAAGCTGGCCTATATGGGCGGCATCGACAGCATCGCATCGACCGATCCGGCCGACATTCCGAAGGCCGAGCCGCTGGCGCGGCTGGCGATCAATCAGGTGCTGGACGGCAAGCCGGTCACCAAACCAGTGACACGCGCCTATGGCTGCTCGGTGAAGTACGCGAACTGA
- a CDS encoding spondin domain-containing protein has product MFPSSLRKSRMAAAMMLLGLTSSAQAALVDITVTVENLVSANGISFAPLHFGFNNGSFDAFNLGSVATEPIISVAEGGAGGAWQAAFAAADPTATRGTLGGLLQPGGTSSATFTVDSSLNRFFTFAAMVVPSNDFFIGNDSPMRYQLFDAAGNLVVNSINQTARQIWDAGSEVFDPAASAFVGNNDLRAPQNSVVAFNFAELAAYNGLTTATGYTLDSTLAADTNVYRISFAVAPVPEPETYAMMLAGLVMIGSIARRRLG; this is encoded by the coding sequence ATGTTTCCTTCTTCATTGCGCAAGTCCCGTATGGCCGCAGCCATGATGCTGCTGGGTCTCACCTCGTCGGCCCAGGCGGCCCTCGTCGATATCACGGTCACCGTCGAAAACCTCGTATCCGCCAACGGCATCAGCTTCGCCCCCCTGCACTTCGGATTCAACAACGGCAGCTTCGACGCCTTCAATCTGGGCAGCGTCGCGACCGAGCCCATCATTTCAGTCGCCGAGGGCGGTGCAGGTGGCGCATGGCAGGCGGCCTTCGCTGCAGCCGACCCGACAGCAACCCGCGGCACGCTGGGCGGCTTGTTGCAGCCAGGTGGCACGAGCAGCGCCACCTTCACCGTTGACAGCTCGCTGAACCGGTTCTTCACGTTCGCGGCAATGGTCGTGCCGAGCAACGATTTCTTCATCGGCAACGATTCGCCGATGCGCTACCAGTTGTTCGACGCAGCAGGCAATCTGGTCGTCAATTCGATCAACCAGACCGCCCGGCAGATCTGGGATGCCGGCTCCGAGGTATTCGACCCCGCCGCGTCGGCGTTTGTCGGCAACAACGACCTGCGCGCGCCGCAAAATTCGGTGGTTGCGTTCAATTTCGCCGAACTCGCTGCCTACAACGGCCTCACGACTGCGACTGGCTATACGCTCGACAGCACACTCGCGGCCGACACCAACGTCTATCGCATTTCGTTTGCGGTGGCGCCGGTCCCGGAGCCGGAAACCTACGCCATGATGCTGGCAGGCCTGGTCATGATCGGCAGCATCGCGCGCCGGCGACTGGGCTGA
- a CDS encoding protein-disulfide reductase DsbD family protein — protein MRATFIRLLLLLAVLVQSPASALESGAGVSSRATVTLVSAQDAARAGDTVDLALHLRLAEGWHIYWMNPGDAGQPPRIELFAPAGSTVSDIRWPTPKRHVDGPVTTFIHEGELLLPFSVTLPAGLEGPQTLTAKAGWLVCKDICIPEEGVFRLTLPAGESIRSAEAVLFDAAGDALPGPARWQAAVSADAVLTLSGPGADAIVDADFLPAEWGPVEHGAPQTLTVADGRAAIAFKPGAAFDPARALSGVLHVRDRDGVARALWVSTPGLAVDRAPSVVLASGSAPPPAPSEATPPSDAFGLAWAVLFALVGGLLLNLMPCVFPVLAIKALSFAQLGGHAQRTVRAQSLAYCAGVVFTFLLLAGVLLALRTAGLQAGWGFQFQSPVFVTAMAGLLFVIGLNLSGVFGFGSGFASAGDALASRPGLSGSFFTGALAVVVATPCTAPFMGGALAFALAAPAAQTVAVFVAMGVGLALPYALLAFVPGLARRMPRPGPWMDRLKQALAFPMYAAAAWLVWVLSQQSGADGVLMALVVLLLLALAGWLLGVAQGGASSAGAWRTGALLAALLATVGIARAPEPAGTGPSAGIAVAGSEPYAPARLSELRAAGRPVFINMTAAWCVTCLMNEKVALSTTGVQQAFATRGITYMKGDWTRSDPLITDFLRQHGRDGVPLYVYFPPDGAPPAVLPQILTEQIVLDRIGS, from the coding sequence ATGCGCGCCACTTTCATCCGTCTGCTGCTTCTGCTCGCCGTGCTCGTCCAATCGCCTGCATCGGCGCTGGAGAGCGGAGCGGGCGTCAGCTCGCGCGCCACCGTCACGTTGGTGTCGGCACAGGATGCTGCGCGTGCCGGCGATACGGTCGATCTCGCCTTGCATCTGCGCCTGGCCGAAGGCTGGCACATCTACTGGATGAACCCGGGCGATGCCGGACAGCCGCCGCGCATCGAACTGTTTGCGCCGGCCGGCAGCACGGTGTCGGACATCCGCTGGCCGACGCCGAAGCGCCACGTCGACGGGCCGGTGACCACCTTCATTCACGAAGGTGAGTTGCTGCTGCCCTTCAGCGTGACATTGCCGGCTGGCCTTGAAGGCCCGCAGACGCTCACTGCGAAAGCCGGCTGGCTGGTGTGCAAGGACATCTGCATTCCGGAAGAGGGCGTGTTCAGGCTGACGCTGCCGGCGGGCGAATCGATCCGCAGCGCCGAAGCCGTGTTGTTCGATGCGGCAGGCGACGCGCTACCGGGGCCGGCCCGCTGGCAGGCGGCGGTGAGCGCCGACGCCGTGCTCACGTTGAGCGGCCCGGGCGCCGATGCCATCGTCGACGCTGACTTCCTGCCGGCAGAGTGGGGGCCGGTCGAACATGGTGCGCCACAGACGCTGACGGTCGCCGACGGCCGCGCGGCGATCGCATTCAAGCCGGGCGCCGCGTTCGACCCGGCACGCGCGCTGTCCGGCGTGCTCCATGTGCGCGACCGCGATGGCGTTGCCCGGGCGCTGTGGGTGTCGACGCCCGGATTGGCTGTTGACCGTGCGCCGTCTGTCGTGCTCGCCAGCGGGAGCGCACCGCCACCGGCGCCATCGGAGGCGACGCCACCATCTGACGCATTCGGCCTCGCGTGGGCCGTACTGTTCGCGCTGGTGGGCGGCCTGCTGCTCAACCTGATGCCCTGTGTGTTTCCGGTGCTGGCGATCAAGGCCCTGTCATTCGCCCAGCTGGGCGGCCATGCGCAGCGCACGGTGCGCGCGCAGTCGCTCGCCTACTGCGCCGGTGTCGTGTTCACTTTCCTGCTGCTGGCCGGCGTGCTGCTCGCACTGCGCACGGCAGGGTTGCAGGCCGGCTGGGGCTTCCAGTTCCAGTCACCGGTGTTCGTGACCGCCATGGCGGGGCTGCTGTTCGTCATCGGACTGAATCTGTCCGGCGTGTTCGGTTTCGGCAGTGGATTCGCGTCCGCCGGGGATGCGCTGGCATCACGACCGGGTCTGTCCGGCAGTTTTTTCACCGGTGCTCTGGCGGTCGTCGTCGCCACGCCGTGCACCGCACCTTTCATGGGCGGTGCGCTGGCGTTCGCACTCGCGGCGCCGGCGGCACAGACGGTCGCGGTATTCGTCGCGATGGGGGTCGGTCTGGCACTGCCCTATGCGCTGCTCGCGTTCGTGCCGGGTCTGGCGCGCCGCATGCCGCGACCCGGGCCTTGGATGGACCGCCTGAAGCAGGCGCTGGCCTTCCCGATGTATGCAGCGGCCGCGTGGCTGGTCTGGGTGCTGAGCCAGCAATCCGGTGCCGATGGCGTGCTGATGGCGCTGGTCGTGCTGTTGTTGCTGGCGCTGGCGGGGTGGTTGCTGGGGGTTGCGCAGGGTGGGGCTTCAAGCGCTGGCGCCTGGCGTACCGGCGCACTGTTGGCGGCACTGCTTGCCACAGTCGGCATCGCTCGCGCGCCCGAGCCAGCCGGCACCGGACCGTCGGCTGGCATTGCAGTGGCCGGATCGGAACCGTACGCGCCCGCGCGCCTGAGCGAACTGCGCGCAGCCGGCAGGCCGGTATTCATCAACATGACGGCTGCCTGGTGCGTCACCTGCCTGATGAACGAAAAGGTGGCGCTGTCGACGACCGGCGTGCAGCAGGCCTTCGCGACGCGCGGCATCACCTACATGAAGGGTGACTGGACGCGCAGCGATCCGCTGATCACCGATTTTCTACGCCAGCATGGCCGCGATGGCGTGCCGCTCTATGTCTATTTCCCGCCGGATGGCGCACCGCCGGCGGTGCTTCCGCAGATCCTGACCGAGCAGATCGTGCTCGACCGGATCGGTTCCTGA
- a CDS encoding sensor histidine kinase: protein MIRSPSFATRLIVTMAVLLLAYGAFVGLLGRHVAAQHEKESLQRLSHGLARHIIEHWPDIARAETDAADRSARETLLSMLMVVNPGVQVYVLDADGRVAHYIGEPGMVRQPQVDLAPVQQFLDGAPLPLFGTDPMDVGVSRIFSVAMFAPRPGDPKPPGYLYIVLDGQARTLVAGQSSLQRVWQGAAIAATLGLLLAVASGVIAFHRLTRPLHRIAHRMRSFGKDETDAAVVGDVVATQVGDEVQAIKRAFEDMTERLKAQAAREQQQSDSHREMMAGVAHDLRSPLTALHGLLEALAGQRSSSPATFDRILSTALAQSDKVRRLSQQLFELCALQSSGQALNRERFRLDELVTDAVQKFDLTDSARPPVMLQGPPPGKLELDGDLQLIERALSNLIDNAMRHAPGTEPVHVSLSRNGMLAQIVVEDAGPGLPQDLIDRLDRGQSLRDPPLQRKSGGIGGLGLAIAQRVADLHGGSLKLLPTRSGGTRLCLALPLSI, encoded by the coding sequence GTGATCCGTTCGCCCTCCTTCGCGACACGTCTCATTGTCACCATGGCGGTGCTGCTGCTCGCCTATGGCGCATTTGTCGGCCTGCTCGGACGACATGTCGCGGCACAACACGAAAAGGAGTCGCTGCAACGACTGTCGCACGGGCTGGCCCGTCACATCATCGAACACTGGCCGGACATTGCACGGGCTGAGACGGACGCCGCCGACCGGTCGGCCCGCGAAACCCTGCTGTCGATGCTGATGGTCGTCAATCCAGGTGTTCAGGTCTATGTTCTGGACGCCGACGGACGCGTCGCCCACTACATCGGCGAGCCCGGCATGGTGCGGCAGCCGCAGGTCGATCTGGCTCCGGTTCAGCAGTTTCTCGACGGCGCACCCTTGCCGCTGTTCGGCACCGATCCGATGGACGTCGGCGTGTCCCGCATTTTCAGCGTTGCGATGTTTGCACCGCGACCCGGCGACCCCAAGCCGCCCGGTTACCTCTACATCGTGCTCGACGGTCAGGCGCGCACGCTTGTTGCCGGTCAATCCAGCCTGCAGCGCGTCTGGCAGGGCGCAGCGATCGCGGCGACGCTGGGACTGCTGCTCGCGGTCGCGAGCGGGGTGATCGCATTCCATCGGCTGACACGGCCACTGCATCGTATCGCGCACCGCATGCGCAGTTTCGGCAAGGACGAAACCGATGCAGCTGTCGTCGGCGATGTCGTGGCGACACAGGTGGGTGACGAAGTGCAGGCAATCAAGCGCGCTTTCGAGGACATGACCGAAAGGCTGAAGGCACAGGCTGCGCGGGAACAGCAACAAAGCGATTCGCATCGGGAAATGATGGCGGGCGTGGCGCATGATCTGCGCTCTCCCCTTACCGCGCTTCACGGTCTGCTTGAGGCACTTGCCGGACAGCGGTCGTCGTCGCCTGCAACGTTCGATCGCATCCTGTCGACTGCGTTGGCGCAAAGCGACAAGGTGCGCCGGCTTTCGCAACAGCTGTTCGAGCTGTGCGCGTTGCAGTCGAGCGGTCAGGCGCTCAATCGTGAGCGGTTCCGGCTCGACGAACTGGTGACCGACGCCGTGCAGAAATTCGATCTCACCGACAGCGCCCGCCCGCCCGTCATGCTTCAGGGACCGCCGCCCGGCAAACTTGAACTTGACGGAGACCTGCAATTGATCGAACGCGCGTTGTCCAATCTTATCGACAACGCCATGCGCCACGCGCCGGGCACCGAACCGGTTCATGTCAGCCTGAGTCGCAACGGCATGCTGGCGCAGATCGTTGTGGAAGATGCCGGTCCCGGGCTGCCCCAGGATCTGATAGACAGGCTCGACCGCGGACAGTCTTTGCGCGATCCGCCGCTTCAGCGAAAAAGCGGCGGCATCGGCGGACTGGGCCTTGCCATCGCACAGCGTGTGGCGGATCTGCATGGCGGCAGCCTGAAACTGTTGCCGACCCGAAGCGGGGGCACACGCCTGTGCCTGGCGCTGCCCTTGAGCATCTGA
- a CDS encoding crotonase/enoyl-CoA hydratase family protein, protein MQFGAAPRGPRLLSTPLVTSRYDADTRALWMYAHPVGRPCFTPELLADVVAQQQEVELAPGTVDFFLNCSSVPGVYNLGGDLDLFRRLVEAGDQQALMHYAQACIRAINNNVSGLHADAVSMAVIQGDALGGGFEAALSCHVVIAERGSKLGFPEMMFNLFPGMGAYSLVARKAGPRIAEDLILNARIMSAEEMHALGLVDHLAEPGTGEQVARNVMRSMSSQLKGFRAFQRAKMHAFIRLTYQELEDVVREWVRGAMKLDRRDLRTMERLVKAQNRLHAGPEIVSA, encoded by the coding sequence GTGCAGTTCGGTGCCGCTCCGCGCGGACCGCGCCTGCTGTCGACGCCCCTGGTGACTTCGCGCTACGACGCGGATACCCGTGCGCTGTGGATGTATGCGCATCCGGTCGGCCGCCCCTGCTTCACGCCTGAACTGCTGGCGGACGTCGTTGCTCAGCAGCAGGAAGTGGAACTGGCCCCCGGTACGGTGGATTTCTTCCTGAATTGCTCATCCGTTCCTGGCGTCTACAACCTTGGGGGCGACCTCGACCTGTTCCGCCGGCTGGTCGAAGCCGGTGACCAGCAGGCGCTGATGCATTACGCCCAGGCCTGCATCCGCGCCATCAACAACAATGTATCCGGTCTGCATGCCGATGCGGTGTCGATGGCGGTCATTCAGGGGGATGCGCTCGGGGGCGGTTTCGAGGCGGCGCTGTCCTGCCACGTGGTGATTGCCGAGCGCGGCAGCAAGCTCGGCTTTCCGGAAATGATGTTCAACCTGTTCCCGGGCATGGGCGCCTACAGCCTCGTCGCGCGCAAGGCCGGGCCGCGGATCGCCGAGGATCTCATCCTGAACGCCCGCATCATGAGTGCCGAAGAGATGCACGCGCTCGGTCTCGTCGATCACCTGGCCGAGCCCGGCACCGGAGAGCAGGTGGCGCGCAACGTGATGCGCTCGATGAGCTCACAGCTCAAGGGTTTCCGTGCTTTCCAGCGCGCCAAGATGCACGCCTTCATCCGCCTGACCTACCAGGAACTCGAGGACGTGGTGCGCGAATGGGTGCGTGGCGCGATGAAGCTCGACCGGCGCGACCTGCGTACGATGGAGCGGCTGGTCAAGGCACAGAACCGGCTGCACGCCGGGCCGGAAATCGTCAGCGCCTGA
- a CDS encoding GspE/PulE family protein — MTAAASGTEQREHKLTLQELVDAMVADGLLGDAVARTFMHDRRYWRGGEHPLVVLAQQKWRSLHPPHRPLNLDALTEWMAGWSGHEYYHIDPLKVDFAAVTEVVSSAYANRFRILPVQASAREVVIATAEPFMNEWEKELAPILRRPIRRVIANPDDIARYVVEFYSLAKSVKGAAKRGDVSGVGASNFEQLVELGRSNRPLDANDQHIVTIVDWLWQYAFEQRASDIHIEPRRDFGVVRFRIDGVLHQVYQIPMPVLGAMTSRIKILGRMDVVEKRRPQDGRIKTRAPDGQEIELRLSTLPTAFGEKLVMRVFDPEVLVRDFRDLGFSDEDARRWKNMTTQPNGIVLVTGPTGSGKTTTLYSTLKNLATPEVNVCTLEDPIEMIEPSFNQVQVSADIGVTFSAGIRSLMRQDPDIIMVGEIRDLETAEMAIQAALTGHLVLSTLHTNDAPSAITRLMDLGVPSYLLNATVLGVMAQRLVRTLCPHCRKPATPQETDPQAWNELVSPWKASRPERFMQSVGCLECRMTGYSGRIGIYEILLMSPEIKNLISASADIAALREQAYREGMYPLRVSGALKIAQGVTTLGEVMKVAPPA, encoded by the coding sequence ATGACAGCAGCCGCATCCGGCACCGAGCAGCGCGAACACAAACTGACCCTGCAGGAGCTTGTCGACGCCATGGTGGCCGATGGCCTGCTGGGCGATGCGGTGGCGCGTACCTTCATGCACGACCGCCGCTACTGGCGAGGCGGAGAGCATCCGCTCGTCGTGCTGGCACAGCAGAAATGGCGTTCGCTGCATCCACCGCACCGCCCGCTCAATCTGGATGCGTTGACCGAATGGATGGCCGGCTGGAGCGGTCACGAGTACTACCACATCGACCCGTTGAAGGTTGATTTCGCAGCCGTGACCGAAGTGGTGTCGAGCGCCTACGCGAACCGGTTCCGCATCCTGCCGGTCCAGGCTTCGGCGCGCGAGGTGGTGATCGCGACCGCCGAGCCCTTCATGAACGAGTGGGAAAAGGAGCTGGCGCCGATACTGCGCCGGCCGATCCGGCGCGTCATCGCCAACCCGGACGACATCGCCCGTTATGTGGTCGAGTTCTACAGCCTGGCCAAGTCGGTCAAGGGCGCGGCCAAGCGGGGTGACGTCAGCGGGGTCGGTGCATCGAACTTCGAACAGCTGGTCGAACTGGGCCGCAGCAACCGGCCGCTCGATGCCAATGACCAGCACATCGTCACCATCGTCGACTGGCTGTGGCAATACGCTTTCGAGCAGCGCGCCAGCGACATCCACATCGAACCGCGGCGCGACTTCGGCGTCGTGCGCTTCCGGATCGATGGCGTGCTGCATCAGGTCTATCAGATTCCGATGCCGGTGCTGGGTGCGATGACCTCACGCATCAAGATACTGGGCCGCATGGACGTGGTCGAGAAACGTCGGCCGCAGGACGGGCGGATCAAGACGCGCGCACCCGACGGCCAGGAAATCGAGCTGCGTCTGTCCACGCTGCCGACCGCCTTCGGCGAAAAGCTGGTGATGCGGGTGTTCGACCCGGAGGTGCTGGTGCGCGATTTCCGCGATCTGGGCTTTTCCGACGAGGACGCGCGGCGCTGGAAGAACATGACGACGCAGCCGAACGGCATCGTGCTGGTGACCGGCCCGACCGGCTCGGGCAAGACCACCACGCTGTACTCGACACTGAAGAACCTCGCCACGCCCGAGGTCAATGTGTGCACGCTCGAAGACCCGATCGAAATGATCGAACCGTCGTTCAATCAGGTGCAGGTGTCGGCCGACATCGGCGTCACGTTCTCGGCCGGCATCCGGTCGCTGATGCGGCAGGACCCGGACATCATCATGGTGGGCGAGATACGCGACCTGGAAACCGCCGAAATGGCGATCCAGGCGGCGCTGACCGGTCACCTCGTGCTGTCGACACTGCACACCAACGATGCGCCGTCGGCGATTACCCGCCTGATGGATCTGGGCGTACCCAGCTATCTGCTGAACGCCACCGTGCTCGGCGTGATGGCGCAACGGCTGGTACGTACGCTGTGTCCGCACTGCCGCAAGCCGGCCACGCCGCAGGAAACCGATCCGCAGGCCTGGAACGAACTTGTGTCGCCATGGAAGGCGAGCCGTCCGGAGCGTTTCATGCAGTCGGTCGGCTGCCTCGAATGCCGCATGACGGGCTACTCAGGCCGCATCGGCATCTATGAAATCCTGCTGATGTCGCCGGAGATCAAGAACCTGATTTCGGCCAGTGCCGACATTGCCGCGCTGCGCGAACAGGCTTATCGCGAAGGCATGTACCCGCTGCGCGTGTCCGGCGCACTGAAGATTGCCCAAGGCGTGACCACGCTGGGCGAAGTGATGAAGGTGGCGCCGCCGGCCTGA
- a CDS encoding alpha/beta hydrolase: MNRRPMLGLLAGLPLLAGCSATGLLNLLAPSAHRRDADIAYGPHRRMKLDVYRPLDTSGPAPVVVFFYGGSWNAGRREDYLFVGAALAERGIVTVIPDYRLYPEVVYPAFLDDCAAAVAWTMDNAAVHGADADRLHVAGHSAGAYNAAMLALDARWLGKLGRRTDRLAGLVGLAGPYDFLPIVNPDVKPVFNRPGVEDPAPADSQPLRHVSAAAPRSLLIAARKDDLVNPQRNTGGLAQALRGAGVAVDERYYDGVNHLTLVGAFGRPLRGLAPVIDDVAAFLGRTK; this comes from the coding sequence ATGAACAGACGCCCCATGCTTGGCCTGCTGGCTGGCCTGCCGCTGCTCGCCGGCTGTTCCGCCACCGGTCTGCTGAATCTGCTGGCGCCATCGGCGCACCGGCGCGACGCCGACATCGCCTACGGCCCGCACCGGCGCATGAAGCTGGATGTCTATCGTCCGCTCGACACCTCGGGCCCGGCGCCGGTCGTCGTGTTCTTCTACGGCGGCAGCTGGAATGCCGGTCGGCGCGAGGATTACCTGTTCGTCGGCGCCGCGCTGGCCGAGCGCGGCATCGTCACGGTGATTCCGGATTACCGGCTATACCCCGAAGTGGTGTATCCGGCCTTTCTCGACGACTGTGCCGCCGCCGTCGCCTGGACGATGGACAACGCCGCGGTGCATGGCGCAGATGCCGATCGGCTGCATGTGGCCGGTCACAGCGCGGGCGCCTACAACGCCGCCATGCTGGCGCTGGACGCGCGCTGGCTCGGCAAACTCGGCCGCCGGACCGATCGGCTGGCCGGACTGGTCGGTCTGGCCGGCCCCTACGATTTCCTGCCCATCGTCAATCCGGACGTCAAACCGGTATTCAATCGCCCGGGTGTCGAAGATCCGGCGCCCGCCGATTCGCAGCCGCTCCGGCACGTGTCGGCCGCGGCGCCGCGCAGCCTGCTGATCGCCGCGCGGAAAGACGATCTGGTCAATCCGCAGCGCAACACCGGCGGGCTGGCTCAGGCCTTGCGCGGTGCAGGCGTTGCAGTCGATGAGCGCTACTACGACGGGGTGAATCACCTGACCCTCGTCGGTGCCTTCGGTCGCCCGCTGCGCGGACTGGCGCCGGTCATTGATGACGTAGCTGCTTTTCTCGGACGGACGAAGTAG